Below is a genomic region from bacterium.
CGTTGTGGATCGTATATGAGCTGACGGAGTCGAGCGCCGTCCGGCTGGAGATTTTCGACTTGCGGGGACGACGCCTGTTCTCTCAGTCGCTGGGGGTGCAGGGAAGGGGCCGGCGCGAGGCCCGCTGGGACGGCCGGGACACGATGGGCGGTGTCCTGCCCTCCGGTCTGTATCTGGCGCGCCTATGGACGCCGCAGGGCGCCTCGCCGGCCGCGAAGTGCCTGCTGGTCCGCTGACGGAAGGAGGATGTCATGATGAGACTCATGCTGCTGATCCTGGCGGCCTCGGCCCTGCGGGCGCAGTGGCCGGAGGATCCCGCCGCGAATTTGCTCATCTGCGGACGCGCCGGCGAGCAGTCCTTGCCCAAGATCGTCGCCACCGGCGACGGTGGCTGCTACATCAGCTGGCAGGACAACGGCTCCGGCAACTACGACACCTGGCTGCAGCGCTTGGATGCCGATGGCGTGCCCCAGTGGGAGGACGGCCTGCTGGTGAGCGGTCACCCGCAAGACACGTGGATCACCGACTATGACCTGGCCGTGGACCAGGCGGATTGCGCCATTGTCGCCATCAACGACATCCGCCGCGGGGCGGATCGCGACATCACGGCCTACCGCATCAGCCCGGACGGAGACTTCCTCTGGGGCGCGGACGGCCAGGCCATCTCCGACAACGAAGGCTTCGAGCCCGATCCGCGCATTTGTGTCACGACGGAGGGCAACGTCGTCTTCGCGTGGCAGGAGGACGCCGTTCTTCATCTGCGCAAGGTGGACGCCGACGGCGCCGACCTTTGGACGCCGGCGGTGATCACCCTCAGCGGCGAGTTCCCCTTGTCCATTCCCCGGCTGGCTCCCGCCCCCGGCGACGCGGTGCTGTTGCAGTTCCTGGCGGCGCAGGGGTCGCAGTTCTGGTCGCCCAAGCATCTCGTCGTGCAACGCTTCAACAGCGCCGGCCAGCCGGCGTGGGCCGGACTGGGCGTGGCCATCCAGACGGCGGGCGGCTTCGGGCCGCAGATGCGCCCCGACCTGCGGGCGGACGGCGCGGGTGGCGCCTGGTGCTTCTGGTACGACAGCCGCGACAATCAATTGCACGCCTACGCCCAACACCTGCTGGAGAGTGGCGTTCCCGCCTGGACGGCCAACGGCGTGCCGCTGTCCACCACAGCCGGCGAGTTGCAGGACCAGCCCCGCCTTGTGATCGACGAGACGGGCGAGGGGCCGGCCGCCATCGAGCTCTACTACCGCATCACCGATCTGGACCAGAATCTGATGGGCATCGCCGGGCAGCGTTTGTCCTCGACGGGGGAGCGGCTCTGGGGGCCGGGCGGCCTGGTGCTGCATCCCCTCGCCGCCTCCGACCGGCACTCGGTTGTGGCGGTGCGCGGCGACGAGGATCACAGCCTGGTGGGCCATCTCCACTTCCCCACGGATGTGATGAATTGCCAGATGCTGGTCCAGGCGGTGGGGAATGACGGGGAGGCGGTCTGGGAACCGGCTGTCACCACCGCCAGCACAGTCCTGGCGCCCCGGGGCAACCTGACCGCGGCGACCGGCGGCTCCGGCCAGCTGATCGCCGTGTGGAAGGATCAGCGCGCTGACGCTGCGGGCGACATTTTTC
It encodes:
- a CDS encoding T9SS type A sorting domain-containing protein; translated protein: MMRLMLLILAASALRAQWPEDPAANLLICGRAGEQSLPKIVATGDGGCYISWQDNGSGNYDTWLQRLDADGVPQWEDGLLVSGHPQDTWITDYDLAVDQADCAIVAINDIRRGADRDITAYRISPDGDFLWGADGQAISDNEGFEPDPRICVTTEGNVVFAWQEDAVLHLRKVDADGADLWTPAVITLSGEFPLSIPRLAPAPGDAVLLQFLAAQGSQFWSPKHLVVQRFNSAGQPAWAGLGVAIQTAGGFGPQMRPDLRADGAGGAWCFWYDSRDNQLHAYAQHLLESGVPAWTANGVPLSTTAGELQDQPRLVIDETGEGPAAIELYYRITDLDQNLMGIAGQRLSSTGERLWGPGGLVLHPLAASDRHSVVAVRGDEDHSLVGHLHFPTDVMNCQMLVQAVGNDGEAVWEPAVTTASTVLAPRGNLTAATGGSGQLIAVWKDQRADAAGDIFLQNVNPDGSLGPWEEVEVEAERGGRRPARTLLHAPYPNPFNPATTIAYELDDPARVRLEILDLHGRQVAILADGIRAGGIHRVNFQDDRLASGIYVCRLEVNGYSRNRKLILLK